The window TGCCGGAGGTCGTGCAGCCAGTGCTCAACGACCTCGCCGGCAAACTCCAGGAATCCTGCTTCTGCGTGGTGCTGGACGGCGATTCCAGCGTCTACATAGCAGCCGCCAAGTCGCGCCGCGTCATCAACGCCTCGATCGAGCTTGGCAGTCGGGCTCCAGCCTATTGCATGTCGTCGGGCCGTGTCCTGCTTGCCAGCCTGAGGCCCGAAGATCTCGACGCCGTGCTCGAAAACATCAAGTTCGAGGCGTTCACCGAAACCACAATGACCTCGAAGCTCAAATTGAGGACGGCGATCCGGGAAGCGCGGACGAAAGGCTATGCGGTCGTCGACCAGGAATACGAGATCGGACTGCGGTCGATTTCGGTTCCGGTGTACGACCGCACGCGTTCCGTGATCGCCGCACTCAATGTCTGCTGTCCGAGCCCTCGCTATACGATCGAGGACATGCTGCAAAAGGTGCTGCCTGCCCTGCTGGACAGCGCAAGCCAGATCACGCTTTCGCTGCCGCACTGATTTCGTGCGGCGGCGCGGATGGCCGAACCGCACATCTTAACGCACGTAGCTCGCGCCATTGATGTCGAGGGTCGCGCCGCTCATGTGGCGGACACGCCCGGTCGCGAGAAATGCGACGAGATAGGCGATCTCTTCCGGCGGCACCCATTCGCCCATCGCCAGCGTCGATGTGACGGCCTGCTCACCCCCGAGCGTTGCGGCGCTCTGCTCGGAAAGGCGCGTGCGCACCACGCCCGGGGCGATGATATAGGCGAGCACCTTTTCCTTGGCGTAGCCGCGGGCCACCGTCTGCACGGCGGCGCGAATGGCCGCCTTGGAAGCGGCATAGGCAATGGTCCTCGGATTGGTGCTGCCGCGCTGCCCGTTCCAGCTCGATATGGTGATGGCGACGCCGCCGCCCTCCTTGCGGAAGTGCCGGACGGCACTCCGCAGCAGGCGGGCCGGGGCCATCACATTGACCTGCATCGTGGAATCCCAGACGCGGTCCCATTCCTCGTCGGGGTCGTCGATGCCGCCCTCGTTCAGGAAAATCGCGGCGTTGTTGACGAGGACGTCGACGCGCCCGCGCCAGGCCAGCGCGTCGCGCCAGATGCCGTCGACCGCGTCACGGTCGGCAAGGTCGCCCTGCACCAGATGGCGGCGCTCGGCAGGAATCGCGCTGGTCGCCTCCTCGGCGCCGGCGCGATCCGAACTGTAATGCGCGATCAGGTTGGCGCCGGCCTCGCCGAGGATGCGCGCCGTAGCGGCGCCGATGCCTTTCGATGCGCCGGTCAGCAGCACCGTCTTTCCAGTCAGGTCAATCATTGGTCTTGTCGGCTCCCGCATATGGTCGGGCAAGACATATCACGATCCCGGCCGGGCACCACAATTTTTCGCACAAATGTTCAATTTTTGTGGGTGTGCTATTGCGGTGGCGTTCCGGTTGTCCTTATGCTTCCCTCCATCGGGAACATCGCTCCAGCAAAGAGTTAAGCCTTGCCAGTGGATATGCCGCCAGATGCGTTTCACAACGTCGCCGTCATCGGCGCGGGTTCGATCGGAGTGGCGTGGTCGATCGTTTTCGCGCGATCGGGCATCAGCGTCGCTCTCTATGACGCGAACCCGGAGCGCCTGCCGGTCGCGATGGACGAAATGCGTCAGCGCCTGGCCGAACTGCGGGAGTTCTCGCTCATCGACGAAGCCGAGGATACGATAGCGGGGCGCGTGCGGCCCGTGTCGGGCCTGGCGGATGCGCTCGACGGTGCCGACTATGTGCAGGAAGCCGCGCCCGAGAACCTGGACCTGAAGAAAGCGCTTTTTGGCGAGCTTGACCGGCTGTCGCGGCAGGATGCGGTTCTTGCAAGTTCATCTTCCGCCATCACCGCCTCGGCCTTTGCCGACCACCTGCCCGGCCG is drawn from Rhizobiaceae bacterium and contains these coding sequences:
- a CDS encoding helix-turn-helix domain-containing protein, translated to MTAEVKKRSAKGGPDKQVDDENARDYVASFARGLDVIRTFTRSKPRMTLSEVGEQADMNRAAARRFLLTLVREGFAELDGKYFSLKPKILELGFSALASMSLPEVVQPVLNDLAGKLQESCFCVVLDGDSSVYIAAAKSRRVINASIELGSRAPAYCMSSGRVLLASLRPEDLDAVLENIKFEAFTETTMTSKLKLRTAIREARTKGYAVVDQEYEIGLRSISVPVYDRTRSVIAALNVCCPSPRYTIEDMLQKVLPALLDSASQITLSLPH
- a CDS encoding SDR family oxidoreductase produces the protein MIDLTGKTVLLTGASKGIGAATARILGEAGANLIAHYSSDRAGAEEATSAIPAERRHLVQGDLADRDAVDGIWRDALAWRGRVDVLVNNAAIFLNEGGIDDPDEEWDRVWDSTMQVNVMAPARLLRSAVRHFRKEGGGVAITISSWNGQRGSTNPRTIAYAASKAAIRAAVQTVARGYAKEKVLAYIIAPGVVRTRLSEQSAATLGGEQAVTSTLAMGEWVPPEEIAYLVAFLATGRVRHMSGATLDINGASYVR